One part of the Paenibacillus silvisoli genome encodes these proteins:
- a CDS encoding nitric oxide synthase oxygenase, producing the protein MHRQQAVIGHHTAELLREAEAYIRQFGSELRISEESTSARIAGIKAEIAERGTYTHTFEELAYGAKLAWRNSNRCIGRLFWDSLTVQDAREAAAANEIAEAVFRHIEYATGGGKILPTITVFAPTTDAARPAARIWNDQLIRYAGYEQEDGTVLGDPISVPLTRTCMELGWRGAGTAFDVLPIVIQVGANPPEWFDIPKDIVLEVPLSHPDYPTFETELRLKWYAVPFVSNMRLEIGGLHYTASPFNGWYMGTEIGARNLADPFRYNMLPAVGALMGLDTSREATLWRDRALVELNVAVLHSYKSQGVTIVDHHTASKQFMLFMEKERQKGRQPTGRWSWLVPPMSPATTAIYHNRYEDRELKPNYFYQDPPYGQ; encoded by the coding sequence ATGCATAGACAACAAGCCGTCATCGGCCACCATACAGCCGAGCTGCTGCGCGAGGCGGAGGCGTACATTCGGCAGTTCGGCAGCGAACTGCGAATCTCCGAAGAGTCGACGTCCGCGAGAATAGCCGGCATCAAGGCGGAAATCGCCGAGCGGGGCACCTATACGCATACATTCGAAGAGCTGGCTTACGGGGCCAAGCTGGCATGGCGCAACAGCAACCGCTGCATCGGCCGGCTGTTCTGGGACTCGCTCACCGTGCAGGACGCAAGGGAAGCGGCAGCAGCGAACGAAATCGCCGAAGCGGTTTTTCGTCATATTGAATATGCCACGGGAGGCGGCAAAATATTGCCGACCATCACCGTTTTTGCGCCAACGACGGATGCGGCCCGCCCGGCAGCGCGGATCTGGAACGACCAGCTCATTCGTTACGCCGGCTATGAGCAGGAGGACGGCACGGTGCTCGGGGACCCGATATCGGTGCCGTTGACGCGTACATGCATGGAGCTCGGCTGGCGCGGGGCAGGCACCGCGTTCGACGTGCTGCCGATTGTCATCCAGGTCGGCGCCAATCCGCCGGAATGGTTCGACATCCCGAAGGACATCGTGCTGGAGGTGCCGCTGTCGCACCCGGATTACCCAACCTTCGAGACGGAGCTGAGGCTCAAATGGTATGCGGTCCCTTTTGTCTCGAACATGCGGCTTGAGATCGGCGGGCTTCATTATACGGCGTCGCCTTTTAACGGCTGGTACATGGGCACGGAAATCGGCGCGCGCAATCTAGCGGATCCCTTCCGCTACAATATGCTGCCGGCCGTCGGAGCGCTGATGGGTCTCGACACGAGCAGAGAAGCTACGCTGTGGCGGGATCGGGCGCTGGTGGAGCTGAACGTGGCAGTGCTGCATTCGTATAAGTCGCAGGGCGTGACCATTGTCGACCACCATACGGCGAGTAAGCAGTTCATGCTGTTCATGGAAAAGGAGCGGCAAAAAGGCCGTCAGCCGACCGGGCGGTGGTCGTGGCTCGTTCCGCCGATGTCTCCGGCGACGACGGCGATTTATCATAATCGGTACGAGGATCGGGAGCTGAAACCGAACTATTTCTATCAGGATCCGCCATATGGGCAATAA
- a CDS encoding NADH:flavin oxidoreductase/NADH oxidase, whose product MNRLAEPFTLKNLALKNRIVMAPMCQYSVDAKDGTPNEWHYVHYVSRAVGGTGLIIVEMTDVEPDGRITDRCLGLWSDEQIPAYRRIISEVHRHGAKIGIQIAHAGRKAEDAVEPVAPSAISFSEAYKTPRALKTEEVKELVVKFREAARRAVEAGVDTIELHGAHGYLIHQFHSPVTNKRDDEYGADRALFGVEVIEAVRSVMPAEMPLLIRVSAAEFSPGGYTVEEGIEIFRRYRDAGIDMFHVSSGGEAPLGSAPRPAIYAGYQVPFARALKDALGVPVIAVGLLDEPKLANATIAHGHADLVAVARGMLRDPYWALHAIQAVEEKGSSEAAAFIPRQYQRGY is encoded by the coding sequence TTGAATCGATTAGCAGAACCGTTTACGCTAAAAAATCTCGCGCTCAAAAATCGGATCGTCATGGCGCCGATGTGCCAATATTCCGTGGATGCCAAAGACGGTACGCCGAACGAGTGGCATTACGTGCACTACGTGTCGCGCGCGGTGGGCGGCACCGGCCTTATTATCGTAGAAATGACCGATGTCGAGCCGGACGGACGCATTACGGACCGCTGTCTGGGGTTGTGGTCGGATGAGCAGATTCCCGCGTACCGCCGGATCATTTCGGAGGTGCACCGCCACGGGGCGAAAATCGGCATTCAAATCGCCCACGCCGGACGCAAGGCCGAAGACGCGGTCGAGCCCGTCGCTCCTTCCGCCATTTCTTTTAGCGAAGCTTATAAAACGCCGCGCGCTTTGAAGACCGAAGAGGTCAAAGAGCTCGTCGTGAAATTCCGCGAGGCTGCCCGCCGCGCGGTGGAAGCCGGCGTCGATACGATCGAGCTTCATGGCGCCCACGGCTATTTGATCCACCAGTTCCACTCGCCGGTAACGAACAAGCGCGACGACGAGTACGGCGCAGACCGCGCCTTATTCGGCGTCGAAGTGATTGAGGCGGTGCGCAGCGTGATGCCTGCCGAAATGCCGCTGCTCATTCGCGTGTCCGCCGCCGAGTTTTCGCCGGGGGGCTATACGGTTGAGGAAGGCATCGAGATTTTCCGGCGCTACCGCGATGCCGGGATCGACATGTTCCATGTTTCCAGCGGCGGCGAAGCGCCGCTTGGCTCGGCACCGCGGCCGGCGATCTATGCCGGGTACCAGGTGCCTTTCGCCCGCGCGCTGAAGGATGCGCTTGGCGTGCCGGTCATCGCCGTCGGCTTGCTCGACGAGCCGAAGCTCGCGAACGCGACGATCGCCCACGGCCACGCCGATCTCGTCGCGGTTGCCCGCGGCATGCTGCGCGACCCGTATTGGGCGCTGCACGCGATTCAAGCCGTCGAAGAGAAGGGCTCCAGCGAGGCGGCGGCCTTTATTCCGCGGCAATATCAGCGCGGCTATTAA
- a CDS encoding cupin domain-containing protein has protein sequence MKISKQNAEHYMWGGLCDGWHLVKQDGLSVIHERMPAGASEVRHYHERARQFFFMLSGTATLEVDGVPVALGPSEGAEVPPLTPHQMLGSAVEAVEFLVISSPTARGDRVAAEEEKS, from the coding sequence ATGAAGATCAGCAAGCAGAATGCGGAGCATTATATGTGGGGCGGCCTGTGCGACGGCTGGCATCTCGTGAAGCAGGACGGACTTAGCGTCATTCACGAACGCATGCCTGCCGGAGCCAGCGAGGTGCGGCACTATCACGAGCGGGCGCGGCAGTTTTTCTTCATGCTGTCCGGAACGGCGACGCTTGAAGTAGATGGCGTGCCCGTCGCGCTCGGCCCTTCGGAGGGCGCGGAGGTGCCGCCGCTGACGCCGCACCAAATGCTCGGCTCCGCCGTTGAAGCGGTGGAGTTCCTTGTTATATCGTCGCCGACGGCGCGCGGCGATCGCGTTGCGGCAGAAGAGGAAAAAAGCTGA
- a CDS encoding GNAT family N-acetyltransferase produces MKAAHERGGKVDTHLQIRQMNSEDVEVVYRALEEHGIGKPRDYIQRCWDENQSGERLTLIAFYDQQFAGWLHLLSKSYYPSFVEEGIPEINNFEVVPTLRRKGIGNALMDAIEQVAFDKCGVVGIGVGLYSDYGNAQRLYVKRGYIPDGRGVFFEGKHAEPGSFVQVGHDLALYLTKTKPS; encoded by the coding sequence GTGAAAGCAGCCCATGAAAGAGGCGGCAAGGTGGATACGCACCTGCAAATACGCCAAATGAACAGCGAGGACGTCGAAGTGGTGTACCGCGCGCTCGAAGAGCACGGGATTGGCAAGCCGCGCGACTACATCCAACGCTGCTGGGATGAAAATCAATCCGGCGAACGACTGACTCTCATCGCCTTTTACGATCAGCAATTCGCCGGCTGGCTGCATCTGCTGTCTAAATCGTACTACCCTTCTTTCGTCGAAGAAGGAATTCCGGAAATCAATAACTTTGAGGTCGTCCCGACGCTGCGCCGCAAAGGAATCGGCAACGCCCTCATGGACGCCATTGAACAAGTCGCGTTCGACAAGTGCGGCGTTGTCGGCATTGGCGTCGGACTCTACTCCGATTACGGGAATGCGCAGCGGCTCTACGTGAAGCGGGGGTACATTCCTGACGGACGAGGCGTGTTCTTCGAAGGTAAACACGCCGAACCCGGCAGTTTCGTGCAAGTAGGGCATGATCTCGCCTTGTATCTCACTAAAACGAAGCCTTCCTAA
- a CDS encoding TetM/TetW/TetO/TetS family tetracycline resistance ribosomal protection protein, translating into MSAGMRNVGIFAHVDAGKTTTTEQMLYQSGHIRALGSVDTGTTHTDWLDVERERGISVRAAVTRFAWRDVAINLVDTPGHVDFLSEVERSLRVMDGAVLIVSAVEGVQAQTEVIWQALRELSIPTLIYVNKMDRIGADAAAVLGQLHRLLSRQALPVMAPIGAEASFEGGVSIADERSAAQHPWADAYRRMLLEGAAEQDEALLEAYLEGRPVEDAALSRVLVEGVHAGALYPVLFGASNRGIGVKELMDAVLTYLPAPGGSEEAPVSGVIFKMERDPVMGKIAYVRLYDGVIRNRDTVLNYSRDMQDKVTQIRRVQGQKTEDIGVLKAGDIAAVYGWSRARIGDIIGSPEGVPGEKRLAVPLLTVQVQWRNEAEYPAVVAAFQELADEDPLLDLQWLQDERELHLKVMGPIQMEVLTSILLSRFKLEVSFGAPSVIYKETPAAAGEGFVAYTMPKPCWAILRFVIEPGERGSGLVYKSVVRGEKLLESYQNEVARRVPEALQQGLRAWEVTDLRVTLIEGEHHVWHTHPLDFVIATPMGIMNGLANTGTKLLEPMLRFRLSVPEEYGGKLMNELVLMRGEFGAPVVRQERMELEGTLPVATTLDFPARLGSMTKGRGTLTTFFDGYRECPPDVDVSRQRRGVNPLDQARYILAVRNALSG; encoded by the coding sequence ATGAGCGCGGGCATGCGTAATGTCGGCATATTCGCTCACGTCGATGCGGGCAAAACGACGACGACCGAGCAAATGCTTTATCAGAGCGGGCATATTCGCGCGCTGGGCAGCGTGGATACGGGAACGACCCATACGGATTGGCTGGACGTCGAGCGGGAGCGCGGCATTTCGGTGCGGGCGGCGGTGACGCGGTTTGCATGGAGGGATGTCGCGATCAATCTCGTGGATACGCCGGGGCACGTCGATTTTCTATCCGAGGTGGAGCGGTCGCTGCGCGTCATGGACGGCGCGGTGCTTATCGTTTCCGCCGTGGAGGGCGTGCAGGCGCAGACGGAGGTTATTTGGCAGGCGCTGCGCGAGCTGTCGATTCCGACCTTGATTTATGTGAACAAAATGGACCGCATCGGCGCGGACGCCGCCGCGGTTCTCGGGCAGCTGCACCGGCTTCTGTCCAGGCAGGCGCTGCCGGTGATGGCTCCGATTGGAGCGGAGGCGTCTTTCGAGGGCGGCGTATCTATTGCGGACGAGCGGTCGGCGGCCCAGCATCCGTGGGCGGATGCGTACCGGCGCATGCTGCTGGAGGGAGCGGCGGAGCAGGACGAGGCGCTGCTTGAAGCTTATTTGGAGGGACGGCCGGTTGAGGATGCGGCGCTTAGCCGCGTGCTCGTTGAAGGCGTGCATGCGGGAGCGCTTTATCCGGTGCTGTTCGGGGCGTCGAATCGGGGCATCGGCGTGAAAGAGCTGATGGATGCCGTGCTGACGTACTTGCCGGCTCCGGGCGGGTCAGAGGAAGCGCCGGTGTCTGGCGTTATTTTCAAGATGGAACGCGATCCCGTTATGGGCAAAATCGCCTACGTCCGTCTTTACGACGGAGTGATCCGCAATCGCGATACGGTACTGAACTACAGCCGGGACATGCAGGATAAAGTGACGCAAATCCGGCGCGTGCAGGGGCAGAAGACCGAGGATATCGGCGTGCTGAAAGCGGGAGATATCGCGGCCGTCTACGGCTGGAGCCGCGCGCGGATCGGCGATATTATCGGTTCGCCGGAAGGCGTGCCGGGCGAGAAGCGGCTAGCGGTGCCGCTGCTCACCGTGCAGGTGCAGTGGCGGAACGAGGCGGAATATCCGGCGGTCGTCGCGGCATTCCAGGAGCTGGCGGACGAGGATCCGTTGTTGGATTTGCAGTGGCTGCAGGACGAGCGGGAGCTGCATTTGAAGGTGATGGGTCCGATTCAGATGGAGGTGCTGACCTCGATCCTGCTGAGCCGGTTCAAGCTTGAAGTGAGCTTCGGCGCGCCATCGGTTATTTATAAGGAGACGCCGGCTGCGGCTGGCGAAGGATTCGTGGCGTATACGATGCCGAAGCCCTGCTGGGCGATTTTGCGGTTTGTTATCGAGCCGGGGGAGCGGGGCAGCGGGCTGGTGTACAAGTCGGTCGTGCGGGGCGAGAAGCTGCTCGAGAGCTACCAGAACGAGGTTGCCCGACGAGTGCCGGAGGCGCTGCAGCAGGGACTCCGCGCTTGGGAGGTCACGGACCTGCGCGTCACGCTCATTGAGGGCGAGCATCATGTGTGGCATACGCATCCGCTTGATTTTGTCATCGCGACGCCTATGGGCATCATGAACGGGCTGGCGAACACGGGCACGAAGCTGCTTGAGCCGATGCTGCGCTTCCGGCTGTCCGTGCCGGAGGAGTATGGCGGCAAGCTGATGAACGAGCTTGTCCTCATGCGCGGCGAGTTCGGCGCGCCTGTCGTGCGCCAGGAACGGATGGAGCTGGAGGGCACGCTGCCGGTCGCGACGACGCTTGACTTCCCGGCGCGCCTCGGCTCCATGACGAAGGGCCGCGGCACGCTCACGACCTTCTTCGACGGCTACCGCGAATGCCCGCCGGACGTCGACGTCTCGCGCCAGCGCCGCGGCGTCAACCCGCTCGATCAGGCGCGGTATATTCTCGCGGTGCGCAATGCGCTGAGCGGATAG
- a CDS encoding metallophosphoesterase family protein translates to MKVVVVSDTHMTRMAKKLPERLIEELRDADVILHAGDWMMLSVWDMLQAYAETEGVAGNNDGHDIIAKFGHRKVLDVGGVRIGLVHGHIGAGTREDTPTKAFKSFEPGSVDVIVFGHSHVPVIQRRNDVLLFNPGSPTDKRRQKQYSFGVLTIEEGALTRAEHIFYDDKN, encoded by the coding sequence ATGAAGGTGGTCGTAGTATCGGATACGCATATGACGCGGATGGCGAAAAAGCTGCCGGAACGGCTTATCGAGGAGCTCCGGGATGCGGATGTCATCCTGCATGCGGGGGATTGGATGATGCTGTCGGTATGGGACATGCTGCAGGCGTATGCCGAAACCGAGGGCGTGGCGGGCAACAATGACGGGCACGACATTATCGCCAAGTTCGGTCACCGCAAGGTGCTCGATGTCGGCGGCGTACGGATCGGGCTAGTACATGGGCATATCGGGGCGGGCACGCGCGAGGACACGCCGACCAAAGCATTCAAATCGTTCGAGCCAGGCAGCGTGGACGTGATCGTTTTCGGTCATTCGCATGTGCCGGTCATTCAGCGGCGCAACGATGTGCTGCTGTTTAATCCGGGCTCTCCGACGGATAAGCGGAGGCAGAAGCAGTATTCGTTCGGCGTGTTGACGATTGAGGAAGGCGCGCTTACGCGTGCTGAGCATATTTTCTACGACGATAAAAATTAA
- a CDS encoding GNAT family N-acetyltransferase encodes MFTIRRYSSADHDDIWQLHLLVISAAGVEPTHQHYHDIFHIEEQYLNGGGDFLIGTEQGGHVVAMGGLKRLDNERAEIKRLRVHPSYQQQGYGQQMLTRLEQRAIELGFRYIYLDALTNQHAAKRLFMNNGYAHRGASVIDGFWINVYEKSLTSAK; translated from the coding sequence ATGTTTACTATAAGGCGTTATTCCAGCGCAGACCATGACGACATCTGGCAGCTGCATCTGCTTGTCATTTCCGCCGCGGGCGTAGAGCCGACCCACCAGCATTACCATGATATTTTTCATATTGAGGAGCAGTATTTGAACGGCGGGGGCGATTTTCTGATCGGCACGGAACAGGGCGGGCACGTCGTGGCGATGGGCGGACTCAAAAGGCTCGACAATGAGAGGGCCGAAATCAAACGGCTGCGCGTCCACCCGAGCTACCAGCAGCAAGGATACGGTCAGCAAATGCTGACGAGGCTGGAGCAGCGGGCCATCGAGCTCGGCTTCCGTTATATTTACTTGGATGCCCTGACGAACCAGCACGCCGCCAAGCGGCTCTTCATGAACAACGGATACGCGCACCGCGGCGCTTCCGTGATCGACGGCTTCTGGATCAATGTGTACGAGAAGTCGCTGACCTCCGCAAAATAA
- a CDS encoding plastocyanin/azurin family copper-binding protein: MRKPRRFGLFLLSLTVCLATMLPMMMSASAAGTSAATVTTDAQTAAKLGLLLGDGSGVSDAYLARTSTRLQAAIISLRLQGKLAEAEAFKGDDGSFKDVSLVGKTNQNILAYLHHHAELGWNGTGSGKFDPLANITAQQFYKVLLEVLGYKSGTAYNYSDTLAFAAGKGLKNIAGAADLSNADIATALIEALNATGSSGATLFAKLQQSKVIAESAQLPAGERIGFGNAKDVGTYLTDSKGRTLYFFTKDAADLEACQDKCLQAWPIYYADQLQIPASLNAADFGVYTRADGTKQSTYKGWPLYYFVKDAKAGDVLGENVSGVWFVAKADYAAMLGTDAKLGNYLTDANGRALYYFDKDTKGRSVCEGQCLVNWPAYLADGASAPTGAASADFGTITRTDGSKQSTYKGYPLYYFIKDTKHGDLNGQDVNQVWFVINPASFKGTTADAAVKTYKVDMKEYSFGTAPLTVEAGSKIVFTNFDDMEHNAVAVDGSFTTPLLKKGESFTITIDKPGTYDYFCEAHKKFMTGQIIVK, from the coding sequence ATGAGGAAACCACGACGATTTGGGCTTTTTTTACTGTCTTTAACGGTATGCTTGGCAACGATGTTACCTATGATGATGAGCGCTTCGGCAGCCGGCACATCAGCGGCGACCGTTACGACGGATGCGCAAACGGCCGCCAAGCTCGGCCTGCTGCTCGGCGACGGCAGCGGCGTTTCGGACGCGTATTTGGCGAGAACGTCCACGCGTCTTCAGGCCGCGATAATTTCCCTTCGCCTGCAAGGCAAGCTCGCAGAGGCAGAAGCTTTTAAAGGCGACGACGGCAGCTTCAAGGATGTTTCTCTTGTCGGCAAGACGAACCAAAACATTCTCGCCTATCTGCATCATCATGCCGAGCTCGGCTGGAACGGCACGGGCAGCGGCAAGTTCGACCCGCTTGCGAACATTACCGCGCAGCAGTTCTACAAAGTGCTGCTGGAGGTGCTTGGGTATAAATCCGGCACGGCCTACAACTACAGCGACACGCTTGCGTTTGCCGCAGGCAAAGGGCTGAAAAACATTGCAGGCGCAGCCGACCTCTCGAATGCCGACATCGCCACGGCGCTGATCGAAGCGCTGAACGCGACCGGCAGCTCGGGCGCTACGCTCTTCGCCAAGCTGCAGCAAAGCAAGGTCATCGCCGAATCGGCACAGCTGCCGGCCGGCGAGCGAATCGGCTTCGGCAATGCGAAGGACGTCGGCACCTACCTAACGGACAGCAAAGGACGGACGCTGTACTTCTTCACGAAGGACGCCGCCGATCTGGAAGCTTGCCAAGATAAATGCTTGCAGGCATGGCCGATTTACTACGCCGACCAGCTGCAAATTCCGGCATCGCTGAACGCCGCCGACTTCGGCGTGTACACGCGCGCCGACGGCACGAAGCAATCGACGTACAAAGGGTGGCCGCTTTATTACTTCGTCAAAGACGCGAAAGCGGGCGACGTACTGGGCGAGAACGTGAGCGGCGTATGGTTCGTCGCCAAGGCGGACTATGCCGCAATGCTCGGAACGGACGCGAAGCTGGGCAACTATTTGACGGATGCGAACGGACGGGCGCTGTACTATTTTGACAAAGATACGAAGGGCCGCAGCGTATGCGAAGGCCAATGCCTCGTAAACTGGCCGGCGTATCTGGCTGACGGCGCGAGCGCTCCTACCGGTGCAGCAAGCGCGGACTTCGGCACCATCACGCGTACGGACGGCAGCAAGCAATCGACGTACAAGGGCTATCCGCTCTACTATTTCATCAAGGACACCAAGCACGGCGACCTCAACGGTCAGGATGTCAACCAGGTTTGGTTTGTCATTAACCCCGCTTCGTTTAAAGGGACGACGGCCGACGCGGCGGTCAAAACCTATAAAGTCGACATGAAAGAATATTCGTTCGGCACCGCTCCGCTAACGGTCGAAGCCGGCTCCAAAATCGTATTCACCAACTTCGACGACATGGAGCATAACGCCGTCGCGGTCGATGGCAGCTTCACGACGCCATTGCTCAAGAAGGGCGAATCGTTCACGATTACGATCGACAAGCCGGGAACCTACGATTATTTCTGCGAAGCCCATAAGAAGTTCATGACCGGTCAAATTATCGTGAAATGA
- a CDS encoding cupredoxin domain-containing protein, whose amino-acid sequence MMKMARNKRSAVMHAGTLAALFLLLSLVLSACGGNNGSNTASDHSSHNEMAMSGENNAGAANAGTGNAAATTDDAATGNAAAAEPAPQTDDGAATGNAPAATDPAPPADDSASGGSDDAPAAEPAPSKDDGATGGGSAPAPTDDSSGGAKAGNGDGGGKSNAESTPPKKNDDDGGKQDDDAKADPPAASKPKPKPETKPATKPTPAPAETKPKTYVVEIKEFAFATATLTIRPGDSVKFINRDRVKHTATADDGSSFDTGLLGQDEENIVTFDKEGEFPYHCAPHPAMQATIIVSAK is encoded by the coding sequence ATGATGAAGATGGCTAGGAACAAGCGAAGTGCCGTCATGCATGCAGGAACGCTAGCCGCCTTGTTCCTGCTCCTAAGTCTGGTGCTGTCCGCCTGCGGCGGGAATAACGGCTCGAACACGGCGTCGGATCATAGCAGCCACAATGAGATGGCGATGAGCGGGGAAAATAACGCCGGCGCCGCGAATGCGGGCACCGGCAATGCCGCGGCGACGACGGACGACGCGGCGACTGGCAATGCAGCCGCCGCCGAGCCGGCACCGCAGACGGACGATGGCGCCGCAACCGGCAACGCCCCTGCGGCGACAGACCCTGCTCCGCCGGCGGATGACAGTGCCTCAGGCGGCAGCGATGACGCGCCTGCGGCGGAGCCCGCTCCGTCGAAGGACGACGGCGCAACCGGAGGCGGCAGCGCTCCGGCTCCGACCGACGACTCATCCGGCGGCGCGAAGGCCGGAAACGGCGACGGCGGCGGCAAGTCGAATGCGGAGTCCACACCGCCGAAGAAGAACGACGATGACGGCGGGAAACAAGACGACGATGCGAAGGCCGATCCCCCGGCGGCTTCGAAACCGAAGCCGAAGCCGGAGACAAAGCCGGCGACGAAGCCGACGCCCGCACCGGCCGAGACGAAGCCGAAGACGTACGTCGTCGAAATTAAGGAGTTCGCTTTTGCCACGGCGACCCTTACGATCCGCCCAGGCGACTCGGTCAAATTCATCAACCGCGACAGAGTGAAGCACACGGCTACCGCCGATGACGGAAGCAGCTTCGACACCGGCCTCCTCGGCCAGGACGAGGAGAACATCGTCACCTTCGACAAGGAAGGCGAATTCCCTTACCACTGCGCGCCTCATCCGGCGATGCAGGCGACCATTATCGTCTCCGCCAAGTAG
- a CDS encoding RNA polymerase sigma factor, with translation MHNLADHELMLLVKAKQHKALSVLYDRYAALVYSFALKALKEEQSARDIVQSVFMRLWTTESDFNPDKGRFTSWLLTVTRNMTTDWLRKQRRINAPLLPYMPEELERIPDKAVPSPEESAERQSLKMQIRSAYRHLSSQQIMLLEHFYWQGYSLSELAAAYNQPLGTVKNRLHQTLKILRRHLPAEEEGL, from the coding sequence ATGCACAATCTTGCCGATCACGAATTGATGCTGCTCGTTAAAGCCAAGCAGCACAAGGCGCTGTCCGTGCTGTACGACCGGTACGCGGCGCTTGTGTACTCCTTCGCCCTGAAGGCGCTGAAGGAGGAGCAATCCGCGCGTGATATCGTCCAGTCGGTGTTCATGCGGCTGTGGACGACCGAATCGGATTTCAACCCGGACAAAGGCCGCTTCACCAGCTGGCTGCTGACCGTAACCCGGAATATGACGACCGACTGGCTGCGCAAGCAGCGGCGCATCAACGCCCCGCTGCTCCCGTACATGCCGGAGGAGCTGGAGCGCATCCCCGACAAGGCGGTCCCGTCGCCGGAGGAAAGCGCCGAGCGGCAGTCGCTCAAGATGCAAATCCGCAGCGCCTATCGCCACCTGAGCTCGCAGCAAATCATGCTGCTGGAGCACTTCTACTGGCAGGGCTACAGCTTAAGCGAGCTGGCCGCCGCCTATAATCAGCCGCTGGGAACCGTCAAGAACAGGCTGCATCAGACACTCAAAATATTACGCAGACATTTGCCGGCAGAAGAGGAGGGATTGTGA
- a CDS encoding anti-sigma factor, translating into MENRPTPPTAPCELCLEYISGACTEEESLAFEQHLPHCLGCQEELQELRTAWEALPTDIEWIEPPGDLKKQVMSAALALRPEDDTHHFTASRFPDPLPKPAKSAKPAKPAKRFGGGKLLPSLLAASIAGLVLLTAWNVQLRSEQQNAPLPIEQALQVSAAQITVLVSLKAQGPLAGQSTGVACIVDNGQTRQFVVYLFGAAPSKGDEAYQVWLVKDGVRTSAGTFRIGQADRGIGLMAMPIESAKLDFDSIGITIEPDDQGDQPRGTKVFGSV; encoded by the coding sequence ATGGAGAACAGACCTACGCCGCCGACCGCTCCATGCGAGCTTTGCTTGGAATATATCTCCGGCGCTTGCACGGAAGAAGAATCGCTCGCCTTCGAGCAGCATCTCCCTCACTGCCTTGGCTGCCAGGAGGAGCTGCAGGAATTGCGCACCGCTTGGGAGGCGCTGCCGACCGATATCGAATGGATCGAGCCGCCCGGCGATCTCAAGAAGCAAGTGATGAGCGCGGCTCTGGCCCTGCGGCCGGAAGACGATACCCACCACTTTACCGCAAGCCGCTTCCCTGATCCGCTGCCGAAGCCGGCGAAATCAGCGAAACCGGCGAAACCGGCGAAGCGATTCGGCGGAGGCAAGCTGCTTCCTTCGCTGCTGGCCGCATCGATCGCAGGCCTCGTCCTGCTCACCGCCTGGAACGTGCAGCTGCGGAGCGAGCAGCAGAACGCTCCGCTGCCGATTGAACAAGCGCTGCAGGTGTCCGCCGCTCAAATTACCGTGCTCGTGTCGCTGAAGGCGCAAGGCCCGCTCGCCGGACAATCGACCGGCGTTGCCTGCATCGTCGACAACGGCCAGACCCGGCAGTTCGTCGTCTACTTGTTCGGCGCGGCGCCGTCGAAAGGCGACGAAGCCTACCAAGTGTGGCTGGTCAAAGACGGCGTCCGCACGAGCGCAGGGACCTTCCGCATCGGCCAGGCGGATCGGGGCATCGGGCTGATGGCGATGCCGATCGAGTCGGCGAAGCTGGATTTTGACAGCATCGGCATTACGATCGAGCCGGACGACCAGGGCGATCAGCCGCGCGGCACGAAGGTATTCGGATCCGTCTGA